A window of the Bdellovibrio sp. ZAP7 genome harbors these coding sequences:
- a CDS encoding citrate synthase — protein sequence MAEVNIYEGALDKGLEGVVACTTKVSFIVGDNLNFRGYTIDDLAANSTFEEVTYLLWNDKLPNASELEKFSKELHGEMALSPDFIKVLKGIPTDVHPMGWLRTAVSLMAHYDKDANDMSAEANLRKSVRLTAKMGTLLCAFDAIRKGKEPVAPKTDKSIAWNMMYMLAGGKEPNAEHVKVMDTCLILHADHELNCSAFATRVTASSLSDLHSAIVSAIGALKGPLHGGANEQVILMLQKIGTMDKAQQFVKDALQAKEKVMGIGHRVYKNGDPRARILRTMSEKLTKAAGMETMYQMSTLIDDTMFNEKGLMPNVDFYSATVYFSMGIPTDLFTPIFAASRISGWCAHAFEQYANNRIYRPRGKWAGKEGLTWKPVSQR from the coding sequence ATGGCTGAAGTAAATATCTACGAAGGCGCTTTAGATAAAGGTCTTGAAGGCGTAGTCGCTTGTACAACGAAAGTATCTTTCATCGTTGGCGATAATCTTAATTTCCGCGGTTACACAATCGACGATTTGGCTGCGAACTCTACATTCGAAGAAGTTACGTACCTTCTTTGGAATGACAAACTTCCGAACGCTTCTGAGTTGGAAAAGTTCTCTAAAGAACTTCACGGCGAAATGGCATTGTCTCCAGACTTCATCAAAGTTTTGAAAGGCATTCCAACTGACGTTCACCCAATGGGTTGGTTGCGTACAGCTGTATCTTTGATGGCTCACTATGATAAAGATGCTAACGATATGTCTGCGGAAGCAAACCTTCGTAAGTCTGTTCGTTTGACAGCTAAAATGGGAACTCTTCTTTGCGCATTCGATGCAATCCGCAAAGGTAAAGAGCCTGTAGCTCCAAAAACTGACAAGTCTATTGCTTGGAACATGATGTACATGCTTGCTGGCGGTAAAGAGCCAAACGCTGAACACGTAAAAGTAATGGACACTTGCTTGATTCTTCACGCTGACCATGAATTGAACTGTTCTGCATTCGCAACTCGCGTAACAGCTTCTTCATTGTCTGATCTTCACTCTGCAATCGTTTCTGCGATTGGCGCGTTGAAAGGTCCATTGCACGGTGGTGCAAATGAGCAGGTTATCTTGATGCTTCAAAAAATCGGCACAATGGATAAAGCTCAACAGTTCGTTAAAGATGCTCTTCAAGCCAAAGAAAAAGTGATGGGTATCGGTCACCGCGTTTACAAAAACGGCGACCCACGTGCTCGTATCCTTCGCACTATGTCTGAAAAATTGACTAAAGCGGCTGGCATGGAAACTATGTATCAAATGTCGACTTTGATCGACGATACAATGTTCAATGAAAAAGGTTTGATGCCGAACGTGGATTTCTATTCTGCGACTGTGTACTTCTCAATGGGTATCCCGACTGATTTGTTCACTCCGATCTTTGCAGCTTCTCGTATTTCTGGCTGGTGCGCTCACGCGTTCGAGCAATACGCGAACAACCGTATCTACCGCCCTCGTGGTAAATGGGCTGGTAAAGAAGGTTTGACTTGGAAACCAGTAAGCCAACGATAG
- a CDS encoding PP2C family protein-serine/threonine phosphatase, producing MTNDPNALKERISDLEHELAVKEAEVHRYRLELGKANQALEKMIHQMNQELKLAQALQKKLSPTELPNVQGFEFSTKFLPGTRSGGDYFDIFEHEDKLKFGILISSATGYSLSSMLLSVIIKISSQMEARRGLEAHKVVGILANDVVPNITNDDRANIFYGVVDRRSYEFQYCSVGDIDGFHQIYGKDALSELMATGPSLGKDFNTEPQSRTIQLNPRDRLILATEGLKNSQNSLGVGWGGHNLMDAISKAPRQGVHELRNEILYANQKYSGKEDPVRDQTLIVTEVKDRVIKLAKN from the coding sequence ATGACGAATGATCCAAACGCTCTCAAAGAACGCATTTCTGATTTAGAACATGAACTAGCTGTGAAAGAAGCAGAAGTTCATCGTTATCGTTTGGAACTGGGTAAAGCCAATCAAGCTCTGGAGAAAATGATTCATCAGATGAATCAGGAATTGAAGCTTGCTCAGGCGCTGCAGAAAAAACTTTCCCCCACAGAATTACCCAATGTTCAAGGTTTCGAGTTTTCCACCAAGTTTTTGCCGGGGACTCGTTCGGGTGGGGATTACTTCGACATTTTCGAACATGAAGACAAATTGAAGTTTGGAATTCTGATTTCCAGTGCGACTGGATACTCCCTGTCCTCGATGCTTCTTTCGGTTATCATTAAAATTTCATCTCAGATGGAAGCACGCCGCGGGCTTGAAGCTCACAAAGTTGTGGGTATATTGGCAAATGACGTAGTACCGAACATCACGAACGACGATCGTGCGAATATCTTTTATGGTGTCGTCGATCGACGCAGTTATGAATTTCAGTATTGTTCAGTTGGCGACATCGATGGCTTTCACCAGATCTATGGCAAGGATGCACTATCGGAACTTATGGCGACGGGGCCGAGCTTAGGTAAGGATTTTAACACGGAGCCTCAAAGTCGCACCATTCAACTGAACCCCCGTGATAGACTGATTTTGGCGACCGAAGGCCTCAAAAACTCTCAGAACTCTTTGGGAGTTGGCTGGGGTGGGCATAATCTGATGGACGCCATATCAAAAGCGCCTCGTCAGGGGGTGCACGAGCTGCGTAACGAGATTCTTTATGCGAACCAAAAATATTCCGGTAAAGAGGATCCCGTCAGAGATCAGACTCTGATCGTCACTGAGGTGAAGGATCGAGTGATCAAGCTTGCCAAGAACTAG
- a CDS encoding L,D-transpeptidase family protein → MNMFWKRILVLLVAFGFYSADKSYAQLEAQNPFLETEPQFAPGDYTRLFSNMSVDDMRATMLKSWVHGVNPVYYWRPDMEKAFQEGGASSPGLKAKTDDNYLKLLQDISIGSANPVLMGTDVKFVQKKFLSPKYLQMLISSSGSRPDLLMDNLAPQNPPYNALKAAIAKVYPACGDGTWTPLKPFKKPLKLGMKNPGVIDLKKRLNLLGYPIVNFDETFDREAQLAVNDIQWNLHWKPDGILSPGGRTWNFLSVSCKDRTRQIQADMEKMRWFPQTFPDRYIFVNTAMTYFGMIDKTQPERFTMAFKTINGRPERKTPTMADSLVRVILNPFWIVPPTIFIQDKVEDIKKLNYWEINAYFDSHNYEVWNKEFTRRLDPASINWWAYDSAQDADIYIRQKPHLGNALGIVKFELTNSFAIYLHDTNQRELFVEANRQLSSGCVRLEKPLDLAEYLLRGTPWDRQAIENTIAKPGQVMTKDTKISLKEPVAVYIGFITSQMFSDKVIRFATDSYNQNAKVLSLMRAPF, encoded by the coding sequence ATGAATATGTTCTGGAAAAGAATTCTCGTTCTTTTGGTGGCTTTTGGCTTTTATTCTGCTGATAAAAGTTATGCGCAGCTTGAAGCGCAAAACCCTTTCCTGGAAACGGAACCGCAATTTGCTCCTGGGGATTACACGCGGCTTTTTTCGAACATGAGTGTCGACGATATGCGAGCGACGATGTTGAAATCCTGGGTGCATGGTGTGAATCCCGTTTATTACTGGCGCCCTGATATGGAAAAAGCTTTTCAAGAGGGCGGAGCGAGTTCTCCCGGATTGAAAGCTAAAACCGACGATAACTACCTTAAACTTTTGCAGGACATCTCCATCGGAAGTGCCAATCCCGTTTTGATGGGAACGGATGTTAAGTTCGTGCAGAAAAAATTCCTCTCGCCAAAATATTTGCAAATGTTGATTAGCTCCAGCGGCTCCCGCCCGGATCTGCTGATGGATAATTTGGCGCCGCAAAATCCCCCTTACAATGCGCTGAAGGCGGCGATTGCGAAAGTCTATCCAGCCTGCGGTGATGGTACTTGGACACCTCTGAAACCATTTAAAAAACCTTTAAAACTTGGCATGAAAAACCCTGGCGTAATTGATTTGAAAAAACGTTTAAATCTTCTGGGTTATCCGATCGTGAATTTCGACGAGACGTTCGATAGGGAAGCACAACTTGCTGTGAATGATATCCAGTGGAATCTTCATTGGAAGCCTGATGGGATTCTTTCTCCAGGTGGGCGCACATGGAATTTTTTAAGTGTTTCTTGTAAAGACCGGACACGGCAGATTCAAGCAGACATGGAGAAAATGCGTTGGTTCCCGCAAACATTCCCAGACAGATACATTTTTGTAAACACCGCGATGACCTACTTTGGGATGATCGACAAAACGCAACCTGAACGCTTTACGATGGCATTTAAAACCATCAATGGTCGTCCTGAAAGAAAAACACCCACAATGGCAGACAGCCTGGTACGGGTGATTTTAAATCCCTTCTGGATTGTGCCGCCGACGATTTTCATTCAAGACAAAGTCGAGGATATCAAGAAACTGAATTATTGGGAGATTAATGCTTATTTTGATTCTCACAATTACGAAGTCTGGAACAAGGAATTCACGCGCAGACTGGATCCTGCAAGTATCAACTGGTGGGCTTATGATAGCGCCCAAGATGCTGACATCTATATTCGCCAAAAACCTCACCTGGGAAATGCTTTAGGTATTGTGAAGTTTGAGCTGACGAATTCCTTTGCGATCTATCTGCATGACACCAACCAACGAGAACTTTTTGTGGAGGCAAACCGCCAACTTAGTTCTGGATGTGTGCGCTTGGAAAAACCATTGGATCTGGCAGAGTACTTATTGCGTGGAACGCCATGGGATCGCCAAGCGATTGAAAATACGATCGCAAAACCCGGCCAGGTTATGACCAAGGATACTAAAATTTCTTTGAAAGAGCCAGTCGCGGTTTATATCGGCTTTATCACTTCGCAAATGTTCTCTGATAAGGTGATTCGTTTCGCGACGGATTCCTACAATCAAAATGCTAAAGTTTTATCTTTGATGAGGGCTCCTTTTTAG